Proteins encoded by one window of Chondromyces crocatus:
- a CDS encoding bifunctional cytochrome P450/NADPH--P450 reductase — translation MSDLPAQSVIPQPPVRPLLGNAPDIDTDSPVMSMVQLSERLGPIYKLAFPGRSMLVLGNHALAAEAGDEARFGKYVGGVLNELRALGGDGLFTADSNEENWGKAHRVLMPAFGPAAMRNYFDDMVEIADQMLVKWERFGPETDIDVADNMTRLTLDTIALCGFNYRFNSFYQREMHPFVASMVRALLEAGYRAKRLPLQNQLMFLSRRQFEADNAFMHGLTDELIEKRRKLDQREAPRDLLGLMLNAKDPLTGEGLDDKNIRYQLVTFLVAGHETTSGLLSFALHLLLDNPEVLEKAQAEVDRVLGDEAPRHEHLAQLVYVDQILRETLRLHPTAPIFAVHAREETTLGGRYPIHPEQALMVLLPSVHRDPAIWKHPERFMPERFAPGVRQEIPHRAWMPFGNGQRSCIGRAFSLQEATLVLAMLLQRFEITRPRRYRLVIKETLTMKPEGLVLRARARKPAVRGLAARPAPRAEPREDTKTKVRAPAHGTPLLLLFGSNSGASEAFARRIASDGSARGYATHVAPLDDHAGKLPREGAVAIITASYNGQPPDNARQFCTWLDGLPEGALSGVRYAVFGCGNRDWAATYQNVPRRVDEQLARAGATVLLPRGEGDARADFFGDFEQWYAPFWGTLGEALGVAPQEIDMSPLYEVEAVPSGSAELLAQNQLALATVIANRELVDLSSPFGRSKHHIEFTLPEGASYAAGDYLAVLPENHPDLVERAARRFGVRTDAAVVLRSTRGAMAASLPLGKPVSIQELLGRHVELSAPATRKDLERLAEKNPCPPHRAHLAALVGDLDRYKAEILDKRVSVLDLLETYPSCIVSFAEFLEMLPAMRVRQYSISSSPRLDPTRCTLTVSVLSAPAYSGNGQFHGTCSSYLARLRPGDRIPVAVRTPNVPFHPPASNETPVVMICAGTGLAPFRGFLQERADRYAHGEAVGEAVLYFGCDHPDVDFIYRDELMQWERDGIVDVRPAFFRKPDGEVTFVQHRVWQERERIRDLYEQGAIFFLCGDGQRMAPAVRATLVRIRQEAVGCTEEDATAWLTSMEREGRYVPDVFA, via the coding sequence GTGAGCGACTTGCCGGCCCAGAGCGTCATTCCCCAGCCCCCCGTGCGCCCCCTTCTGGGCAATGCGCCCGACATCGACACCGATTCGCCGGTGATGAGCATGGTCCAGCTCTCCGAGCGGCTCGGTCCCATTTACAAGCTCGCCTTCCCCGGGCGCTCCATGCTCGTGCTCGGCAACCACGCGCTCGCCGCCGAAGCGGGCGACGAGGCCCGCTTCGGGAAGTATGTGGGCGGCGTGCTGAACGAGCTGCGCGCGCTCGGAGGCGACGGCCTGTTCACCGCCGACTCGAACGAGGAGAACTGGGGCAAAGCCCACCGCGTTCTCATGCCCGCCTTCGGCCCGGCGGCCATGCGCAATTACTTCGACGACATGGTCGAAATCGCTGACCAGATGCTCGTCAAATGGGAGCGATTCGGACCGGAGACCGATATCGACGTGGCGGACAACATGACCCGCCTCACGCTCGACACCATTGCGCTCTGCGGGTTCAACTATCGCTTCAACTCATTTTATCAGCGCGAGATGCATCCCTTCGTGGCCTCCATGGTGCGCGCCCTCCTCGAGGCCGGCTACCGCGCGAAGCGCTTGCCGCTCCAGAACCAGCTCATGTTCCTCTCCCGCCGCCAGTTCGAGGCCGACAACGCCTTCATGCACGGCCTCACCGACGAGCTGATCGAGAAGCGCCGCAAGCTCGACCAGCGCGAGGCCCCGCGGGACCTGCTCGGCCTCATGCTGAACGCCAAGGACCCGCTGACCGGCGAGGGCCTGGACGACAAGAACATCCGCTACCAGCTCGTGACCTTCCTCGTCGCCGGCCACGAGACCACGAGCGGCCTGCTCTCGTTCGCCCTCCACCTCTTGCTCGACAACCCCGAGGTGCTCGAGAAGGCCCAGGCGGAAGTCGACCGCGTGCTCGGCGACGAGGCCCCGCGCCACGAGCACCTCGCCCAGCTCGTCTACGTCGACCAGATCCTGCGCGAGACGTTGCGCCTCCATCCGACCGCGCCGATCTTCGCCGTTCATGCCCGCGAGGAGACCACGCTCGGAGGTCGTTATCCGATCCACCCCGAGCAGGCCTTGATGGTCCTGCTCCCCAGCGTGCACCGCGACCCGGCGATCTGGAAGCACCCCGAGCGGTTCATGCCCGAGCGCTTCGCGCCTGGCGTGCGCCAGGAGATCCCGCACCGGGCCTGGATGCCGTTCGGCAACGGCCAGCGCTCCTGCATCGGGCGCGCCTTCTCGCTCCAGGAGGCGACGCTCGTCCTCGCCATGCTCCTGCAGCGCTTCGAGATCACGCGGCCACGCCGCTACAGGCTCGTCATCAAGGAGACGCTCACCATGAAGCCGGAGGGCCTCGTCCTCCGGGCGAGAGCGCGCAAGCCAGCGGTCCGCGGGCTCGCCGCGAGGCCGGCGCCCCGGGCAGAGCCCCGGGAAGACACGAAGACCAAGGTCCGCGCGCCCGCTCACGGCACGCCCCTCCTCCTGCTCTTCGGCTCGAACTCCGGCGCCTCCGAGGCCTTCGCCCGTCGCATCGCCAGCGATGGCAGCGCGCGCGGCTACGCCACCCACGTCGCGCCGCTCGACGACCACGCGGGCAAGCTCCCCAGAGAGGGAGCGGTGGCGATCATCACCGCCTCGTACAATGGCCAGCCCCCCGACAACGCGCGCCAGTTCTGCACCTGGCTCGATGGCCTCCCCGAAGGCGCGCTCTCCGGCGTGCGCTATGCGGTCTTCGGTTGCGGCAACCGCGACTGGGCGGCGACCTACCAGAACGTGCCTCGGCGCGTCGACGAGCAGCTCGCACGCGCTGGCGCAACGGTCCTCCTCCCGCGCGGCGAAGGCGACGCCCGCGCCGATTTCTTCGGTGACTTCGAGCAGTGGTACGCCCCCTTCTGGGGCACGCTCGGCGAAGCGCTCGGCGTCGCCCCGCAAGAGATCGACATGAGCCCCCTCTACGAGGTCGAGGCGGTCCCGTCCGGCAGCGCCGAGCTCCTCGCGCAGAACCAGCTCGCGCTGGCCACGGTCATCGCCAACCGTGAGCTGGTCGACCTCTCTTCCCCCTTCGGCCGCTCCAAGCACCACATCGAGTTCACCTTGCCCGAGGGCGCGAGCTACGCCGCTGGCGACTACCTCGCCGTGCTCCCCGAGAACCACCCCGATCTCGTCGAGCGCGCCGCGCGCAGGTTCGGGGTCCGGACCGACGCCGCCGTCGTGCTTCGCTCGACCCGTGGTGCCATGGCCGCCTCGCTCCCGCTCGGCAAGCCCGTCTCCATCCAGGAGCTGCTCGGCCGCCACGTCGAGCTGTCCGCGCCTGCAACCCGCAAGGACCTCGAGCGCCTCGCCGAGAAGAACCCCTGCCCTCCGCACCGCGCGCACCTCGCCGCTCTCGTCGGCGATCTCGACCGCTACAAGGCCGAGATCCTCGACAAGCGCGTCAGCGTGCTCGACCTGCTCGAGACCTACCCCTCGTGCATCGTGTCGTTCGCCGAGTTCCTGGAGATGCTGCCCGCGATGCGCGTGCGCCAGTACTCCATCTCGTCCTCGCCGCGCCTCGATCCGACGCGCTGCACGCTCACCGTGTCCGTCCTCTCCGCGCCCGCCTACTCGGGCAATGGCCAGTTCCACGGCACCTGCTCCAGCTACCTGGCCCGGCTCCGCCCTGGCGACCGCATCCCCGTCGCGGTGCGCACCCCGAACGTCCCCTTCCACCCGCCCGCCTCGAACGAGACGCCCGTGGTCATGATCTGCGCTGGCACCGGCCTCGCCCCCTTCCGCGGCTTCCTGCAGGAGCGCGCCGACCGGTACGCGCACGGCGAGGCCGTGGGCGAGGCGGTGCTGTACTTCGGCTGCGACCACCCCGACGTCGACTTCATCTACCGCGACGAGCTGATGCAGTGGGAGCGCGACGGCATCGTCGACGTGCGCCCCGCCTTCTTCCGGAAGCCGGACGGCGAGGTCACCTTCGTGCAGCACCGCGTCTGGCAAGAGCGCGAGCGCATCCGCGACCTCTACGAGCAAGGCGCGATCTTCTTCCTGTGCGGCGACGGCCAGCGCATGGCCCCTGCCGTCCGCGCGACCCTCGTCCGCATCCGCCAGGAAGCCGTGGGCTGCACCGAGGAGGATGCGACGGCCTGGCTCACCTCCATGGAGCGCGAGGGCCGCTACGTGCCCGATGTGTTCGCCTGA
- a CDS encoding IclR family transcriptional regulator, translating to MGKAHAEEGFEVDGSARSKATKRPGPVLRSATATLKTFEIVAEQQPVGVSEVARQLGLSKSTVQRCLVTLHEAGWIRPEPDGPTRWVITAKSFGIARRVGDTRRLRATARPVLQRLHDTTGATVQLIVPEGREGILLERIAGMTLQHVFLPPGTRAPLHLRAEGKAILSRLADRDLEAYLAEELAAPSPHAVVDPARVRRELLEIRTRGWALSKDELVEGISSIASPILDLEGRPLAAISLDVPTRHFEQERARNRKLVVEASIEIGALLDGRAGRSKKRR from the coding sequence GTGGGAAAGGCGCACGCGGAGGAGGGGTTCGAGGTCGACGGGTCGGCTCGGTCGAAGGCGACGAAGAGGCCGGGCCCGGTGCTGCGCAGCGCGACGGCGACGCTGAAGACGTTCGAGATCGTCGCCGAGCAGCAGCCCGTCGGGGTGAGCGAAGTAGCGCGGCAGCTCGGTCTCTCGAAGTCCACGGTGCAGCGCTGTCTGGTGACGCTGCACGAGGCCGGGTGGATCCGGCCCGAGCCGGACGGGCCGACGCGCTGGGTGATCACGGCCAAGTCGTTCGGGATCGCGCGGCGGGTGGGGGACACGCGGCGGCTGCGCGCGACGGCGCGGCCGGTGCTCCAGCGGCTGCACGACACGACCGGCGCCACCGTCCAGCTCATCGTGCCCGAGGGGCGAGAGGGGATCCTGCTCGAGCGCATCGCCGGGATGACGCTCCAGCACGTGTTCTTGCCGCCGGGGACGAGGGCACCGCTGCACCTGCGGGCCGAGGGCAAAGCGATCCTGTCGCGCCTCGCGGACCGGGACCTGGAGGCATACCTCGCCGAGGAGCTGGCAGCGCCGTCGCCGCACGCGGTGGTCGATCCGGCGCGGGTGCGTCGCGAGCTTCTGGAAATCCGCACGCGAGGCTGGGCGCTGTCGAAGGATGAGCTGGTCGAGGGCATCAGCTCGATCGCGAGCCCGATCCTCGATCTGGAGGGGCGCCCGCTGGCAGCCATCTCGCTCGACGTGCCCACGCGTCACTTCGAGCAGGAGCGGGCGCGAAACCGGAAGCTCGTGGTGGAGGCGAGCATCGAGATCGGCGCGCTGCTCGACGGGCGCGCGGGGCGGAGCAAGAAGAGGCGCTGA